The following proteins come from a genomic window of Tepidibacillus fermentans:
- the speD gene encoding adenosylmethionine decarboxylase, which translates to MDTMGRHIIAELWGCNVEKLNDFKFIEKMMVDAALEAGAEIREVAFHKFAPMGVSGVVIISESHLTIHSFPEHGYASIDVYTCGDRIDPKVAADYITKQLEAKTRESVQVPRGMGPVKIDPMKVETFA; encoded by the coding sequence ATGGATACTATGGGACGTCACATTATTGCAGAATTATGGGGATGTAACGTCGAAAAACTAAACGATTTTAAATTTATTGAAAAAATGATGGTAGATGCAGCATTAGAAGCTGGTGCAGAAATTCGTGAAGTAGCTTTTCATAAATTTGCGCCAATGGGAGTAAGTGGAGTGGTGATTATATCTGAGTCCCACTTGACTATCCATAGTTTTCCAGAACATGGCTATGCAAGTATTGATGTTTATACTTGCGGCGATCGAATTGATCCAAAAGTTGCTGCAGATTACATTACCAAACAATTAGAAGCAAAGACACGTGAATCTGTTCAAGTGCCTCGAGGTATGGGTCCTGTCAAAATTGACCCAATGAAAGTAGAAACTTTTGCTTAA
- a CDS encoding alpha/beta-type small acid-soluble spore protein, whose product MAKGQERSSNQLLVPQANQALDQLKFEMATQLGIQIPQDGYMGFIASRDNGAIGGHITRHLVQIAEQQLAGGTTFPQA is encoded by the coding sequence ATGGCAAAAGGTCAAGAACGTAGTAGCAACCAATTACTTGTACCACAGGCTAACCAAGCTTTAGACCAACTTAAATTTGAAATGGCTACTCAATTAGGAATTCAAATACCTCAAGATGGTTACATGGGCTTTATCGCTTCCCGTGATAACGGTGCTATTGGGGGCCACATTACTCGTCATTTAGTCCAAATTGCTGAACAACAACTTGCAGGAGGAACAACATTTCCTCAAGCTTAA
- a CDS encoding glyceraldehyde-3-phosphate dehydrogenase produces the protein MSIRMAISGFGRIGRMVFRRAIQFPEIQIVAINASYKPEILAHMLKYDTVHGKLDAEIEATNDSIIVNGRETKIIPERNPENLPWKEMDIEIVIESTGKHRDRESAGKHLTAGAQKVIITAPAKGEDVTIVMGVNQEIYDHEKHHIISNASCTTNCLAPVAKVLHDHFIIKEGMMTTVHSYTNDQRVLDNMHKDLRRARSAGQAIIPTTTGAAKAVSLVLPELKGKLNGIALRVPTPDVSIVDLVVNVKEAVTVEQVNEVLKKASQEELKGILQYCEEPLVSADFIGNEHSSIVDALSTMVIGEHQIKVMAWYDNEWGYSCRVVDLARFVSNYQVSKQENKVLSA, from the coding sequence ATGTCAATTAGAATGGCGATCAGTGGCTTTGGGAGAATCGGAAGGATGGTATTCCGACGTGCGATACAATTTCCAGAAATTCAGATTGTGGCAATCAATGCGAGTTATAAACCTGAAATTTTGGCGCATATGTTAAAATATGATACCGTTCACGGAAAGTTAGATGCTGAAATTGAAGCGACTAATGATTCGATTATTGTGAATGGAAGAGAAACCAAAATCATACCTGAGCGAAATCCAGAAAATTTACCTTGGAAAGAGATGGATATAGAAATTGTGATTGAATCAACGGGTAAACATCGAGATCGTGAAAGTGCTGGCAAACATTTAACTGCCGGTGCGCAAAAAGTAATCATTACAGCTCCAGCTAAAGGTGAAGATGTAACGATTGTAATGGGAGTAAACCAGGAAATCTATGATCATGAAAAACATCACATTATATCCAATGCGTCTTGTACAACCAATTGCTTAGCACCTGTTGCAAAAGTATTACATGACCATTTCATCATTAAAGAAGGGATGATGACCACTGTTCACTCCTATACTAATGACCAAAGAGTTCTTGATAATATGCATAAAGATTTAAGAAGAGCTAGAAGTGCAGGTCAAGCTATTATCCCAACAACTACCGGAGCAGCCAAAGCTGTCTCACTTGTCTTACCAGAATTAAAAGGTAAATTAAACGGAATTGCACTTCGTGTACCGACGCCTGATGTTTCAATTGTAGACCTAGTAGTAAATGTAAAAGAAGCAGTTACAGTTGAACAGGTCAATGAAGTATTGAAAAAAGCGAGTCAGGAAGAATTAAAGGGAATTCTTCAATACTGTGAAGAACCTTTAGTCTCTGCCGATTTTATTGGAAATGAGCATTCTTCGATTGTAGATGCGTTATCAACAATGGTTATTGGTGAACATCAGATTAAGGTTATGGCTTGGTATGATAATGAATGGGGTTATTCTTGTCGAGTCGTTGATTTAGCTCGATTCGTATCGAATTATCAAGTAAGTAAACAAGAAAACAAGGTATTATCTGCGTGA
- a CDS encoding lytic transglycosylase domain-containing protein, with protein sequence MLQLKRYKKPLFFFFLLFLVFLSINSRTVWKFMYPIKYEKQIKIYTSKFHVDPYLVLAIIQVETRFQKDKHSPKGAVGLMQIMPETANWIAKRAEFPSEMVQNLHQPENNIAFGSWYLSKMNQQFNGNIYATIAAYNAGPGNVEKWIQQGLWDGSLEHLDRIPFGETRHYVQRVLHFYDRYQWIYKYDF encoded by the coding sequence ATGTTACAATTAAAACGTTATAAAAAGCCGCTTTTTTTCTTTTTTTTATTATTCCTTGTCTTTCTTTCAATCAATTCTCGTACTGTTTGGAAGTTTATGTATCCGATTAAATACGAGAAGCAAATTAAGATCTATACTTCAAAGTTTCATGTCGATCCCTATTTGGTTTTGGCTATTATTCAAGTGGAAACACGTTTTCAGAAAGATAAGCATTCTCCAAAGGGTGCAGTAGGATTGATGCAAATTATGCCGGAAACGGCGAATTGGATCGCTAAAAGGGCGGAATTTCCCTCGGAAATGGTTCAAAATTTACACCAGCCTGAGAATAATATTGCATTTGGGAGTTGGTACTTATCCAAAATGAATCAACAGTTTAACGGTAATATTTATGCCACGATTGCAGCTTACAATGCTGGGCCAGGTAATGTTGAAAAATGGATTCAACAAGGTCTTTGGGATGGTTCTTTGGAACACTTGGATAGGATTCCATTTGGAGAAACCAGACATTATGTACAAAGAGTTTTACATTTTTATGATCGATATCAATGGATCTACAAATATGATTTTTAA
- the coaE gene encoding dephospho-CoA kinase (Dephospho-CoA kinase (CoaE) performs the final step in coenzyme A biosynthesis.), translated as MIIGLTGGIGSGKSTVAKLFRKYGVPVVDVDLIAREVVEPGKEAWRKIIEHFGEKILLPNQQIDRKKLGNIIFQDEKERKILNEITHPIIIRTAIENAKELEKKNSYVIVDIPLLFESKREKLFDQIIVVYVPFAIQLKRLMKRDQISKEEAIRKMKSQIDLEEKKKKADIVIYNDKGIEQTEEQVVKIITDWQSKRF; from the coding sequence TTGATTATTGGTTTAACTGGGGGAATAGGTAGTGGAAAAAGTACCGTAGCAAAGCTTTTCAGAAAATATGGGGTTCCCGTTGTTGATGTTGATTTGATTGCTCGCGAAGTTGTTGAACCGGGTAAGGAAGCATGGAGGAAAATAATCGAACATTTTGGAGAGAAAATTTTGTTACCGAATCAACAGATCGACCGCAAAAAATTAGGAAATATTATTTTTCAAGATGAAAAGGAAAGAAAAATTTTAAATGAAATCACTCACCCTATAATTATTCGAACAGCAATAGAAAATGCGAAGGAATTGGAGAAAAAGAACTCCTACGTAATTGTTGATATTCCATTATTATTTGAGTCAAAAAGAGAAAAGTTATTTGATCAAATCATTGTGGTTTATGTTCCTTTTGCCATTCAACTAAAGCGTTTAATGAAACGAGATCAAATTTCCAAAGAGGAAGCAATAAGAAAAATGAAGTCACAGATTGACTTAGAGGAAAAGAAAAAAAAGGCAGATATAGTTATCTATAATGATAAGGGGATCGAACAAACGGAAGAACAAGTAGTAAAAATTATAACGGATTGGCAAAGTAAGAGGTTTTAA
- the ytaF gene encoding sporulation membrane protein YtaF: protein MNIVSLLILSLAVSLDSFSVGVTYGLRKVIIPIYSIMIISIASATMILLSMQLGIWIQYFLSPHVAKFTGATILIFIGLWAIIQVFRQKNEDDDHEISYDIQKILTIELKKLGLMIQILKTPMKADIDRSGSISSIEAIFLGLALSLDAFGAGLGASLIGFKPLITAITIAGMSGLFILIGIKIGFWFSEIRWLKKFTLIPGIILILMGFYRFF from the coding sequence TTGAATATCGTATCACTACTAATTTTATCACTGGCTGTAAGTTTAGATAGCTTTAGTGTGGGTGTGACTTATGGGCTTCGTAAAGTGATTATTCCGATTTATTCGATTATGATCATAAGCATTGCCTCGGCAACAATGATTTTGTTGTCCATGCAGTTAGGGATTTGGATCCAATATTTCTTATCGCCCCACGTGGCAAAATTTACTGGAGCGACAATTTTGATTTTTATTGGTTTATGGGCGATTATCCAAGTTTTTCGTCAAAAAAATGAAGATGACGATCATGAAATTAGTTATGACATTCAAAAAATATTGACAATTGAATTGAAAAAATTAGGTTTGATGATTCAAATCTTAAAAACACCGATGAAAGCAGATATTGATCGATCGGGAAGTATATCTTCAATCGAGGCTATTTTTTTAGGTTTGGCTCTTTCTCTAGATGCTTTTGGAGCAGGTCTAGGTGCTTCCTTAATTGGTTTTAAGCCTTTAATAACTGCGATTACAATCGCAGGGATGAGTGGACTTTTTATTTTAATTGGTATAAAGATTGGATTTTGGTTTTCGGAAATCAGATGGTTGAAGAAATTTACTCTAATACCAGGGATTATTTTGATTTTAATGGGTTTTTATCGTTTTTTTTGA
- the mutM gene encoding DNA-formamidopyrimidine glycosylase encodes MPELPEVETVRRGLELVIVGKKIKDIQVYYPKIIRSPQDTEQFKFLLIGQVIQSIGRRGKYLLFHLTDDTLVSHLRMEGKYIYTENPNEPYDKHTHVIFSFTDGSQLRYRDVRKFGTMDVVKRDGETELEGIKKLGQEPIDPEFNLERFKKQVKQRMAPIKQILLNQEIISGLGNIYVDDSLALSKIHPLRSGKSLTDDEIANLIMSMKQVLEKAIEKGGSTIRSFESFYGRGSMQDHLIVYGRTGKPCIVCGTPIEKIRVAGRGTHFCPHCQKAAKE; translated from the coding sequence ATGCCTGAACTACCAGAAGTAGAGACTGTTAGACGTGGATTAGAATTGGTTATAGTAGGGAAAAAAATAAAAGATATTCAGGTTTATTATCCAAAAATTATTCGGTCTCCGCAAGATACTGAACAATTTAAATTTCTTCTTATCGGGCAAGTGATTCAATCGATCGGTAGGAGAGGAAAATATTTGCTTTTTCATCTTACAGATGATACACTTGTTTCCCATCTGCGTATGGAAGGAAAGTATATCTATACCGAAAATCCGAATGAGCCTTATGATAAACATACTCACGTGATATTTTCTTTTACCGATGGCTCCCAATTACGTTATCGAGATGTACGAAAATTTGGGACAATGGATGTGGTAAAAAGGGACGGCGAAACAGAATTAGAAGGGATCAAGAAATTAGGACAAGAACCAATCGATCCCGAATTTAATTTAGAACGATTTAAAAAGCAGGTAAAACAAAGAATGGCACCGATTAAACAGATATTACTCAATCAAGAAATCATCAGTGGTTTAGGAAATATTTATGTGGATGATAGTCTGGCTCTGAGTAAAATCCATCCATTACGGTCAGGAAAATCATTAACCGATGATGAAATCGCAAACTTAATTATGTCCATGAAGCAGGTGTTGGAAAAAGCAATTGAAAAAGGTGGATCAACGATCCGTTCTTTTGAGTCATTTTATGGAAGAGGTTCGATGCAAGACCACCTCATTGTTTATGGTCGAACAGGAAAACCTTGTATCGTCTGTGGTACCCCGATCGAAAAAATTCGAGTGGCAGGTAGAGGCACCCATTTCTGTCCTCATTGCCAAAAGGCAGCAAAAGAATAA
- the polA gene encoding DNA polymerase I, translating into MKKLVLIDGNSISNRAFYALPLLSNKQGLFTNAVYGFTQILLKILEEMKPDYFLVAFDAGKVTFRHSDFKEYKGKRMKTPSELSGQFPMIRELLDAFHLQHFELEGYEADDIIGTLSKRAEEIGIETVIYTGDKDMLQLASDSVMIYLTRKGITEVEPFGPKEIMDKYGLEPKQIIDLKGLMGDPSDNIPGVPGIGEKTALKLLHEYQTVEGVYTHLDQITAKKLKENLTTYQDQAILSKQLATIYRQVPIEIQWEDLKVDDKGYHRDEVYQLFVKWEFHSLIERLGMQKSKEEETEQKDVLLIDRLTEKNKTKWEKILGEEGPHAIYVETIGEQPHGRQILGLAVTNGKEILFINDQQLKQWTDFQEWLQDSSKTKWVFDGKRVEMVFFWNQIEIKGIASDLLLGAYLLNPQDGSPSLAEIAKQYHYSGLQDDELVYGKGAKYAIPKETVYVDHISRKAHAIFALIPTIDEKLKETNLDRLFYEIELPLSRVLAKMEKIGVRIDSQRLKEMGEELNQTLITLMEEIYELAGTEFNINSPKQLGEILFDKLQLPIIKKTKTGYSTSADVLEKLEPHHPIIGLILKYRQIGKLQSTYIEGLLKMVDKETQRIHTSFNQAITATGRLSSTEPNLQNIPIRLEEGRKIRQAFIPSYEDWLILSSDYSQIELRVLAHIAEDENLIEAFNQDMDIHTKTAMDVFGVKEDEVTSLMRRQAKAVNFGIVYGISDYGLSQNLNISRKEAAEFIERYFSVFSGVKTYMKKIVEQAKRDGYVSTLMNRRRYLPDIHSSNFNIRSFAERTAMNTPIQGTAADIIKIAMINIDQEMRRLYLKSRLLLQVHDELIFEVHPDEKEMMMSLVKNTMENAIQLKVPLKVDLHFGKTWYDAK; encoded by the coding sequence ATGAAAAAGTTAGTCTTAATTGACGGAAATAGTATTTCAAATCGTGCTTTTTATGCTTTGCCATTGCTAAGTAATAAGCAAGGTCTCTTTACCAATGCAGTTTATGGATTTACACAAATTTTATTAAAAATATTAGAGGAAATGAAACCAGATTATTTCTTAGTTGCGTTTGATGCTGGAAAAGTTACATTTCGCCATAGCGATTTTAAGGAATATAAAGGAAAACGAATGAAAACCCCATCTGAATTATCGGGGCAATTTCCGATGATTCGTGAACTATTAGATGCGTTTCATTTACAACATTTTGAATTAGAAGGATATGAAGCAGACGATATCATTGGTACTCTTTCTAAAAGAGCTGAAGAAATAGGAATCGAAACGGTTATTTATACTGGGGACAAAGATATGCTTCAACTGGCATCTGATTCTGTTATGATTTATTTAACTCGAAAAGGAATCACCGAAGTAGAACCATTCGGACCCAAAGAGATTATGGACAAGTATGGTCTAGAACCGAAGCAAATTATTGACTTAAAAGGTTTAATGGGGGATCCTTCAGATAACATTCCAGGTGTTCCAGGAATCGGCGAAAAAACAGCTTTGAAGTTATTGCATGAATACCAAACGGTAGAAGGAGTATATACTCATTTAGATCAGATTACAGCTAAGAAATTGAAGGAGAATTTGACGACTTACCAAGACCAAGCCATTTTAAGCAAACAGCTTGCTACCATTTATCGGCAAGTTCCGATCGAGATTCAATGGGAAGATTTAAAAGTGGATGATAAAGGGTATCATCGTGATGAGGTTTATCAATTATTTGTGAAATGGGAATTTCATAGTTTGATCGAACGTTTAGGTATGCAAAAATCGAAAGAGGAAGAGACTGAGCAAAAAGATGTATTGTTGATCGATCGACTTACAGAGAAGAACAAAACAAAGTGGGAGAAAATATTGGGTGAGGAAGGCCCACATGCCATTTATGTGGAGACGATTGGTGAACAACCTCATGGTCGCCAAATTTTGGGATTAGCCGTAACGAATGGAAAAGAAATCTTATTTATTAATGATCAGCAATTAAAACAATGGACAGATTTTCAGGAATGGCTACAAGATTCTTCAAAAACGAAATGGGTTTTTGACGGGAAAAGAGTAGAGATGGTCTTTTTTTGGAACCAAATAGAAATAAAAGGGATCGCCTCCGATTTGTTGTTAGGGGCATATTTGCTCAATCCACAAGATGGTTCACCGAGTTTAGCTGAGATTGCCAAACAGTATCATTATTCTGGTCTGCAAGATGATGAGTTGGTTTATGGTAAGGGGGCCAAATATGCAATTCCTAAAGAAACGGTCTATGTAGATCATATTAGCCGAAAAGCCCATGCCATTTTTGCTTTAATTCCTACGATTGATGAAAAATTAAAGGAAACAAATCTAGACCGATTATTTTACGAAATAGAACTTCCATTGTCTAGAGTTTTAGCGAAAATGGAGAAAATCGGTGTTCGGATTGATAGCCAACGTTTAAAAGAGATGGGAGAAGAACTGAATCAAACACTTATTACTTTAATGGAAGAAATCTATGAACTTGCGGGTACAGAATTCAATATTAATTCACCAAAACAATTAGGAGAAATCCTTTTTGATAAACTTCAACTTCCCATCATCAAGAAAACAAAAACAGGTTATTCAACCAGCGCAGATGTGTTGGAAAAATTGGAACCACACCATCCAATCATCGGGCTGATTCTGAAGTATCGCCAAATTGGCAAATTGCAATCGACCTATATCGAAGGTTTATTAAAGATGGTGGACAAAGAAACTCAGCGAATTCACACTTCATTTAATCAAGCGATTACAGCGACTGGCCGGTTAAGCAGTACGGAACCTAACTTACAAAACATTCCGATTCGCTTAGAAGAGGGTAGAAAAATTCGTCAGGCTTTTATCCCTTCGTACGAAGATTGGCTGATTCTTTCCTCTGATTATTCACAAATTGAACTTCGTGTACTTGCCCATATAGCTGAAGATGAAAACTTGATTGAAGCGTTTAATCAGGATATGGATATTCATACAAAGACAGCAATGGATGTATTTGGAGTCAAAGAAGATGAGGTTACATCATTAATGCGAAGACAGGCCAAAGCGGTCAATTTTGGAATCGTCTATGGAATTAGCGATTACGGTCTATCACAAAACTTAAATATTTCAAGAAAAGAGGCTGCTGAGTTTATAGAGCGCTATTTCTCCGTCTTTTCCGGAGTGAAAACCTATATGAAAAAGATTGTTGAACAAGCGAAACGAGATGGCTATGTCAGTACCTTAATGAATCGCAGGAGATATCTACCTGATATTCATAGTTCCAATTTCAATATACGTAGTTTTGCTGAACGGACAGCGATGAATACACCGATTCAGGGGACAGCTGCTGATATCATAAAAATTGCCATGATCAATATCGATCAAGAGATGAGACGTTTATACCTTAAAAGTCGTTTATTATTACAGGTACATGATGAATTAATCTTTGAAGTTCATCCAGATGAAAAAGAGATGATGATGAGCCTTGTAAAAAATACGATGGAGAACGCTATCCAATTAAAAGTTCCTTTAAAAGTGGATCTTCACTTTGGGAAAACTTGGTATGATGCAAAATAA
- a CDS encoding prohibitin family protein: protein METEKVVDMIPKNPKNLKKIFVFSFIIFIVILLIFNSFVIVDAGNRGVVTQLGAVQDRVLNEGLHFKIPFIQEIIPMEVRVQKEQTEQTAASKDLQVVTTTVAVNFHLNPDIVNKLYQQVGMSYKERIVAPAIGESLKAVTAQYTAEELISKRQEVSTKVKETLAKKLATYYMQLDEINITEFKFSDEYNQAIEQKQIAEQQALKAKLDLQRVEIEAKQKIEQAKAEAESLKLQKQEVTKELIELRKIEAQMEAIKKWDGKLPNVTGGSVPFIDVNGLQK, encoded by the coding sequence ATGGAAACAGAAAAAGTTGTGGATATGATTCCAAAGAATCCCAAAAACTTAAAAAAAATATTCGTTTTCTCTTTCATTATTTTCATTGTAATTTTATTAATCTTTAATTCCTTTGTTATTGTTGATGCAGGTAATCGTGGTGTCGTCACACAACTAGGAGCTGTTCAAGATCGTGTTCTAAATGAAGGATTACATTTTAAAATACCTTTTATCCAAGAGATAATTCCTATGGAGGTTCGCGTACAAAAAGAACAAACAGAACAAACAGCTGCATCAAAAGATCTGCAAGTAGTTACAACCACAGTAGCGGTCAACTTTCACTTAAATCCTGATATAGTAAATAAGCTTTATCAACAAGTGGGTATGTCTTACAAAGAACGGATTGTTGCACCAGCAATTGGTGAATCATTAAAAGCCGTGACAGCTCAATATACAGCAGAGGAACTGATTTCTAAACGTCAAGAAGTAAGTACAAAAGTAAAAGAAACACTAGCCAAAAAATTAGCAACATATTATATGCAATTGGATGAGATTAATATAACGGAATTTAAATTTAGTGACGAATATAACCAAGCCATTGAACAAAAGCAAATTGCTGAACAACAAGCCTTAAAAGCAAAACTTGATCTCCAACGAGTAGAGATTGAGGCAAAACAAAAGATTGAACAGGCAAAAGCAGAAGCTGAATCCTTAAAATTACAAAAACAAGAAGTAACCAAAGAATTAATTGAACTGCGAAAGATTGAAGCACAAATGGAAGCGATCAAGAAATGGGATGGGAAATTACCTAATGTAACTGGAGGTAGTGTTCCATTTATTGATGTGAATGGACTACAAAAATGA
- the pnpS gene encoding two-component system histidine kinase PnpS, which translates to MNKLKTRLTLTYIILIGIFVVGLGIFLTKLIEDTYIDAIGDRLTKESTLLGEEISWAMNFAETTALRKDATRIKEKLNARVTMIDIHGYVLAESDFDQKKMENHASRPEFKQALAGGVGKEIRYSRTLGMEMLYIASPVYYEKHLVGAIRLAIPFQEIKNSINYFWYSLVFSLTIVFLITIFISNQVATKITRPIEHITYIAKRITNRDYHARVQVHSKDEIGQLAAVINLMADSLQNQIEMIHENQSKLSTVLNNMTSGIILVDRKGKIILANPALEWLLGVKVEELVGKYHMEVGHNYLLSELIERSLNTGESIRTEIDTYYPTKKSLDSSLAPIHDAKGEINGVVAVLHDITKLKNLENMRKEFVANVSHELRTPITAVRGFAETLLDGAMKDEEICKSFLQIIYKESDRLHRLIHDLLDLSKIEFNQDLLKYTLVDLKPFIESTIEMVRPEALKKELTIIEELNPIQAEVDEDRIRQVVINLLTNAIAYTPPKGTITIRLYEDSEEIFTIEVEDTGIGIPKKSLPRIFERFYRVDKARSRESGGTGLGLAIVKHIVESHSGNIRVESEVQKGTKFSILLPKKRFKV; encoded by the coding sequence ATGAATAAGTTAAAAACTCGTTTGACGTTAACCTATATTATTCTTATTGGGATTTTTGTCGTTGGTTTAGGTATATTTTTAACAAAATTAATTGAAGATACTTATATTGATGCAATTGGGGATCGACTCACTAAAGAATCTACACTTTTAGGTGAAGAAATTTCCTGGGCAATGAATTTTGCTGAAACAACAGCTCTTAGAAAAGATGCGACACGAATAAAAGAAAAGTTGAACGCAAGAGTTACGATGATCGATATTCATGGATATGTGTTAGCAGAATCCGATTTTGATCAAAAAAAAATGGAAAATCATGCTTCTCGTCCTGAATTTAAGCAAGCATTAGCAGGTGGTGTAGGAAAAGAAATACGTTATAGTCGTACATTAGGAATGGAAATGTTATATATTGCATCACCAGTATATTACGAAAAGCACCTTGTAGGAGCTATTCGTCTAGCTATTCCCTTTCAAGAAATTAAAAATTCCATCAACTATTTTTGGTACAGCCTTGTATTTAGCTTAACGATTGTTTTCCTCATTACCATTTTCATTAGTAATCAAGTAGCTACGAAGATCACTAGACCAATTGAGCATATTACCTATATTGCAAAACGAATCACCAATCGAGATTATCATGCACGTGTCCAAGTTCATTCTAAAGATGAGATTGGTCAATTAGCTGCTGTTATTAATTTGATGGCTGATAGTTTGCAAAATCAAATTGAAATGATTCATGAAAATCAAAGTAAATTAAGTACGGTCCTCAATAATATGACTTCTGGAATCATTTTAGTTGACCGCAAAGGGAAAATCATCTTGGCAAATCCTGCTTTAGAATGGCTACTTGGAGTTAAAGTGGAAGAACTGGTTGGCAAATATCATATGGAGGTTGGCCATAACTATCTTTTGAGTGAATTGATAGAGCGATCGTTAAACACAGGCGAATCCATTCGTACCGAAATCGATACCTATTATCCCACTAAAAAATCGTTAGATAGCAGTTTAGCACCGATACATGATGCAAAAGGTGAAATTAATGGCGTTGTTGCCGTTTTACATGATATAACAAAATTGAAGAATCTTGAGAATATGCGAAAAGAATTTGTGGCAAATGTATCTCATGAGTTACGAACTCCCATTACAGCTGTAAGGGGATTTGCAGAAACATTATTAGATGGTGCGATGAAAGATGAAGAAATCTGTAAGTCGTTTCTCCAAATTATTTACAAAGAGAGTGATCGCCTTCATCGTTTGATTCATGATCTTCTTGATCTTTCAAAAATAGAATTTAATCAAGATCTACTTAAATATACACTAGTAGATCTGAAACCATTTATTGAATCTACGATTGAAATGGTTAGACCCGAAGCGTTAAAAAAAGAACTTACAATCATCGAAGAATTAAACCCGATTCAAGCAGAAGTGGACGAAGATCGTATTCGCCAAGTCGTTATTAATTTATTAACCAATGCCATCGCATATACTCCACCAAAAGGTACGATTACGATTCGTCTTTATGAAGATTCAGAAGAAATTTTTACGATAGAGGTAGAGGACACTGGAATTGGAATTCCGAAGAAAAGTTTACCCCGAATTTTTGAACGGTTTTACCGGGTAGATAAGGCAAGATCTAGGGAATCAGGTGGAACTGGATTAGGACTAGCCATTGTGAAACATATTGTTGAATCCCATAGTGGAAATATCAGGGTAGAAAGTGAGGTGCAAAAGGGAACGAAATTCTCCATTTTACTCCCGAAAAAGAGATTTAAGGTATAG
- a CDS encoding response regulator transcription factor codes for MAKKILVVDDEPSIVTLVKFNLEKAGFDVETVSDGRQAVERCERVQYDLMVLDVMLPELDGLEVVKELKKKQINIPILMLTAKDDEFDKVLGLELGADDYMTKPFSPRELTARVKAVLRRFSVTPTYVEEEISEKIVIGDLVVEPEKFEARLKGELLEFTPKEFELLLYLAKNQGKVLTRDQLLNAVWNYDYIGDSRIVDVHISHLREKIEEDTKQPKYIKTVRGIGYKFGDPQK; via the coding sequence TTGGCAAAGAAAATCTTAGTGGTCGATGATGAACCATCAATTGTAACTCTCGTGAAGTTTAATCTTGAGAAGGCTGGTTTTGATGTGGAAACAGTTTCTGATGGTAGACAAGCTGTGGAACGTTGTGAAAGAGTTCAATATGATCTTATGGTACTCGATGTCATGTTACCCGAGTTAGATGGGTTAGAAGTTGTAAAAGAGCTAAAAAAGAAACAGATTAACATTCCAATACTAATGTTAACAGCAAAGGACGATGAATTTGATAAAGTTTTAGGTCTAGAACTTGGGGCAGATGATTATATGACAAAGCCGTTTAGTCCACGAGAATTAACGGCAAGGGTGAAGGCAGTTTTACGTCGTTTTTCAGTCACGCCAACTTATGTAGAGGAAGAAATTTCGGAGAAAATTGTTATTGGTGATTTAGTGGTTGAGCCAGAAAAGTTTGAGGCAAGATTAAAGGGAGAATTATTAGAATTCACTCCAAAAGAGTTTGAGCTTTTACTTTATTTAGCGAAGAACCAAGGGAAAGTATTAACCAGAGATCAATTATTAAATGCAGTATGGAATTATGATTATATAGGGGACTCCAGAATTGTGGACGTTCATATTAGTCACTTAAGAGAGAAAATTGAGGAAGATACGAAGCAACCTAAATATATCAAAACGGTTCGTGGAATTGGTTATAAATTTGGTGATCCACAAAAATGA